One window of the Streptomyces sp. NBC_00259 genome contains the following:
- a CDS encoding trans-aconitate 2-methyltransferase encodes MHSVPTWDPQQYLRHSGHRTRPFLDLLARIPELPHGTRPARIADLGCGPGNVTVLLADRWPDARITGFDLSPEMLARAEKEYAGPTAGGGLLDFRPADAAHWTPDEPYDLIVSNAALQWVPSHPESFATWIDGLAPGGTLAFQVPGNFTSPSHALLGELCDAPQWRDRLDGQGRRFVHVLEPADYLIRLADLGCATDTWETTYLQLLTGEDPVLDWVKGTALRPVLTALEGDEEATEEFLTQYRDLLRKAYPPGPHGTVFPFRRIFAVARKPS; translated from the coding sequence ATGCATTCCGTTCCAACCTGGGATCCACAGCAGTACCTACGACACTCGGGCCACCGAACCCGCCCGTTCCTCGATCTGCTCGCCCGCATACCCGAACTGCCCCACGGCACACGGCCGGCCCGGATCGCCGACCTGGGCTGCGGACCCGGCAATGTGACCGTCCTGCTCGCCGACCGCTGGCCGGACGCACGGATCACCGGATTCGACCTCTCACCCGAGATGCTCGCCCGCGCGGAGAAGGAGTACGCGGGCCCCACGGCCGGCGGCGGCCTGCTCGACTTCCGTCCCGCCGACGCCGCGCACTGGACACCCGACGAGCCCTACGACCTCATCGTCTCCAACGCTGCACTGCAGTGGGTGCCCAGCCACCCCGAATCCTTCGCGACCTGGATCGACGGCCTCGCGCCAGGCGGCACCCTCGCCTTCCAGGTCCCCGGCAACTTCACCTCACCCAGCCACGCGCTGCTCGGCGAACTCTGCGACGCCCCGCAGTGGCGCGACCGCCTCGACGGCCAGGGCCGCCGCTTCGTCCACGTCCTGGAGCCGGCCGACTACCTCATCCGTCTCGCCGACCTCGGCTGCGCGACGGACACCTGGGAGACGACCTACCTCCAGCTGCTCACCGGCGAGGACCCCGTCCTGGACTGGGTGAAGGGCACGGCACTGCGGCCGGTCCTCACCGCGCTCGAAGGGGACGAGGAGGCCACCGAGGAATTCCTCACCCAGTACCGCGATCTGCTCCGCAAGGCCTATCCGCCCGGCCCGCACGGCACGGTCTTCCCGTTCCGCCGCATCTTCGCCGTGGCCCGCAAACCGTCGTGA
- a CDS encoding response regulator transcription factor — translation MVRIRVLVVDDHRIFAESLAAALAAEPDVEVAAAGSGPAALRCLERAAADGRRFDVMLVDADLGAAAAPAAPVVARAVPDDGDGFVDGISLVSGVRSARPAVRTVVLAEKDDPRRAALALQAGASGWVAKDCSLQRLLTVIRGVLRDETHLPPALLTGVLRELTAARKHRTESEQLVESLTPREREVLRCMVAGLGRKAVAERLFLSPHTVRTHMQNVLGKLGVHSTLAAVALARRAGVGPAELARSSAGDVVERGGQLA, via the coding sequence GTGGTTCGTATCCGGGTCCTTGTGGTGGACGACCATCGAATCTTCGCCGAGTCCCTCGCCGCGGCGCTCGCGGCCGAGCCGGACGTCGAGGTCGCCGCGGCGGGCAGCGGCCCGGCCGCGCTGCGCTGCCTCGAGCGCGCGGCGGCCGACGGCCGCAGATTCGACGTGATGCTCGTCGACGCGGATCTGGGGGCCGCGGCGGCACCTGCCGCCCCGGTCGTCGCCCGGGCCGTCCCCGACGACGGGGACGGTTTCGTGGACGGCATCTCCCTGGTGTCCGGGGTGCGTTCGGCCCGTCCCGCGGTCCGTACGGTCGTCCTCGCCGAGAAGGACGACCCACGCCGTGCCGCCCTGGCGCTCCAGGCCGGGGCCTCTGGCTGGGTGGCCAAGGACTGTTCGCTGCAGCGGCTGCTCACGGTGATCCGTGGCGTGCTGCGCGACGAGACGCATCTGCCGCCCGCGCTGCTCACGGGCGTCCTGCGGGAGCTGACCGCCGCGCGCAAGCACCGCACCGAGAGCGAGCAGCTCGTCGAGTCGCTCACCCCGCGCGAGCGCGAGGTGCTGCGCTGCATGGTGGCGGGACTGGGTCGCAAGGCGGTCGCCGAGCGGCTCTTCCTCTCCCCGCACACGGTCCGCACCCATATGCAGAACGTGCTGGGCAAGCTGGGTGTGCACTCGACCCTCGCCGCTGTGGCGCTGGCGCGGCGGGCCGGGGTCGGCCCCGCGGAGCTGGCGAGGTCCTCAGCCGGGGACGTTGTCGAACGGGGCGGTCAACTGGCGTAG
- a CDS encoding MarR family winged helix-turn-helix transcriptional regulator → MEDEVDRLVAAWRRERPDLDVEPLEVLSRVSRLARHLDRARRIAFSEHQLEPWEFDVLTSLRRAGAPYQLSPGQLLTQTLVTSGTMTNRIDRLAKKGLVERLPDPSDRRGVLVRLTTEGRDRADQALAGLLAQERAILGELSRTQRGELAGLLRQLTAPFDNVPG, encoded by the coding sequence ATGGAGGACGAGGTCGACCGACTGGTCGCTGCCTGGCGCCGCGAGCGCCCCGACCTCGACGTGGAGCCGCTCGAGGTGCTCAGCCGCGTCTCCAGACTGGCACGCCATCTCGACCGGGCCCGCCGGATCGCGTTCTCCGAGCACCAGCTGGAGCCCTGGGAGTTCGACGTCCTGACGTCGCTGCGGCGCGCGGGCGCGCCCTATCAGCTCTCCCCAGGCCAGCTGCTCACCCAGACCCTGGTCACCTCGGGCACGATGACCAACCGTATCGACCGGCTCGCCAAGAAGGGCCTGGTCGAGCGGCTGCCCGATCCGAGCGACCGGCGCGGTGTGCTGGTGCGGCTCACCACCGAGGGCCGTGACCGCGCCGATCAGGCCCTGGCCGGGCTGCTCGCCCAGGAACGAGCCATCCTGGGCGAACTCTCCCGTACCCAGCGCGGCGAACTGGCCGGGTTGCTACGCCAGTTGACCGCCCCGTTCGACAACGTCCCCGGCTGA
- a CDS encoding VOC family protein: MLTAVDHVQLAAPPGSEDALRAYYTEALGMTEIPKPPALAVNGGCWFQAGSVQLHLGIEESFRPSRKAHPGLRVSGIEAYADRLAAHGAKVVWNHDLPGHRRFHSEDPAGNVLEFLEPGR; the protein is encoded by the coding sequence ATGCTGACCGCTGTCGACCACGTCCAGCTCGCCGCACCACCGGGCTCCGAGGACGCCCTGCGCGCGTACTACACCGAAGCCCTCGGCATGACCGAGATCCCCAAGCCCCCGGCCCTCGCCGTCAACGGCGGCTGCTGGTTCCAGGCCGGATCCGTGCAGCTGCACCTCGGCATCGAGGAATCCTTCCGGCCGTCCCGGAAGGCCCATCCGGGCCTGCGCGTCAGCGGCATCGAGGCGTATGCCGACCGCCTCGCGGCACACGGCGCCAAGGTGGTCTGGAACCACGACCTGCCGGGGCACCGCCGCTTCCACTCCGAGGACCCGGCCGGCAACGTCCTGGAGTTCCTGGAGCCTGGCCGGTGA
- a CDS encoding TetR/AcrR family transcriptional regulator, giving the protein MIEDVAIDGSSTSSSEKPRRGRRVRMTGAERRQQLLDIGRTLFAAKGFEGTSVEEIAAKAGVSKPVVYEHFGGKEGLYAVVVDREMRQLLDMVTGALTAGHPRELLEQAAFALLDYIETYTDGFRILVRDSPVAQSTGTFASLISDIATQVEDILGLEFKARGFDPKLAPLYAQALVGMVALTGQWWLDARKPKKAEVAAHLVNLAWHGLDGLEPKPRLIGHRKS; this is encoded by the coding sequence ATGATTGAGGACGTGGCGATCGACGGCAGCAGCACCAGCAGCAGTGAGAAGCCCCGGCGGGGACGCAGGGTCCGGATGACCGGAGCCGAGCGCCGCCAGCAGCTGCTCGACATCGGTCGCACACTCTTCGCGGCGAAGGGCTTCGAGGGCACGTCGGTGGAGGAGATCGCGGCGAAGGCCGGGGTCTCCAAGCCGGTGGTGTACGAACACTTCGGCGGCAAGGAGGGCCTGTACGCCGTCGTGGTGGACCGGGAGATGCGCCAGCTCCTCGACATGGTCACCGGAGCCCTGACCGCGGGCCATCCGCGGGAGCTGCTCGAGCAGGCCGCCTTCGCGCTGCTCGACTACATCGAGACGTACACGGACGGCTTCCGCATCCTGGTGCGCGATTCGCCGGTGGCGCAGTCGACGGGTACGTTCGCGTCGCTGATCAGCGACATCGCCACTCAGGTCGAGGACATCCTGGGGCTGGAGTTCAAGGCGCGCGGCTTCGATCCGAAGCTGGCGCCGCTGTACGCGCAGGCGCTGGTGGGGATGGTCGCGCTGACCGGCCAGTGGTGGCTGGACGCCCGCAAGCCGAAGAAGGCGGAGGTCGCGGCGCATCTGGTGAATCTGGCCTGGCACGGGCTGGACGGGCTGGAGCCGAAGCCGCGGCTGATAGGCCACCGCAAGAGCTGA